The Arachis hypogaea cultivar Tifrunner chromosome 14, arahy.Tifrunner.gnm2.J5K5, whole genome shotgun sequence DNA window GTGTTTGTTTGATTGATAATTCTTTGCTTTCCAGGATgcaatccaaaaaaagaaagcaCATTATTGAGAATTCATCTTCTGAAAAAGAAACTGAATCCGATGACGAGTAAGATACATTGTAAagctatcttcttttttttttcattaaaattttatttgttaacaTAATCTTTTGCATGTACTATCAGAACTAAAGAAATACAATAATTTTTAAgagaatcaaaaaagaaaaaaaaagacaaatgaaAAGGTTGCATAAGAGTATGTTGATTTTCGGTGTATATTGGCAATGTTATTGTGTTTTTGTTGTTGATGAATGTTTGCTATCCCAGGATGCAGGAAAAAAGGACAGATATACCAGAAGGTGCGCTCCGCTCCACATAAGCTCACTATGATTCTTTGCAAACATATGATcctttatttgataaaatttgCTAAATCCTAATGTAATTAATTACTCTAGTTTTactgaataatatttattttgtccttAGAATGCCAGATGTGAACTTGGCAAGTAAAAATGATCCTAATGTTTATTTGTTAACATATTCTGCTTCTGATTctgtatatattatattttttagaaaaaaaagtccTTTAAtgatttattcaagaaaaaaaaggtaggaaaaaaaaaagaaaaaactgcgACTATGTAAGTTCTCATAAAATAGAGGTTGTATTTCTATTCAATGCTTGATGTGTATTCTGACatgattttggtatatttcaGGTTGGGAGATACAATGACCCAGCTCAAGAAAAAATGATTGTTCTTCGGAAAGAGACACATTCATAATCCGAACCACTCGACATGTGAGTTTTCCAACTTACTTTCAACCTTCTAATATTCTATTTTAAGAAACTTtattgactttttgtttttgtcttgGTTAGACTTCCACTACAAATATGTGCACCTCCATCAGAGACAACAACATCAAGCACTCTGCAAAAAATCCCAACCCCTGCAAAGTCTCccgcaaggaatttaaagaagaAACAATTAATACGTAAGGAATAATACTTTTGATGTATCTAGTTTGTCTTTGGATTTATTCGTGCATGGTTTAATGGGTTACATGTCTTTTACATAGGTGTATTTGGTTCTTGTTTTGGTGTATTTCTTCTGAATTGAGGtgcaattgttttttttttttaatttaattccttttctgtaaTCCTGTAGCACTCCACAACCCAATGAACCTGCTGAAAACACACCAACAGAGCCAGCAACTCCTTCTAAAATGTAAGTTTCACACAATACAACtctttttcaatatcttttgtCTATTCTTATACTCTTTTATATGTCACCATGTAGTCATCCACCCCCTTAAGCCACTGTTGTATTAATGATGGTTGCCAAGGCAGCATCATTTGTAAAGCATGACTTTCCTACGCCATCCTTCAGCCTTAGCTTTTTATGAATCTAGTCAAGAAGATACACTAACTCAGGAGGGTCCACTAGCAGCTGAGAAGGGAAAAACTCAAGAGATCCCGATATTGATTGAAGAATTAGAAGAGCTGGTGGAGCAGGTTGTAAATACTGGGGTTGCGGTAGCGTTAAATTTTGCTGAGGATAAAAGTCCTCCACTCCAAAAGTTGCAGCCCACTGAGCGCTTTGTTGACAAGTTTGAAACTCCTACGAGGTGAGCGAAGTATCGGGCGACCTTAAAGAAAAATGCTTTCTTTGGGCCACAAATATCAAGACCTATGACGAGGAAAGCAGTAATGAGTGGGATGTAATATGCATCCTCAACCATCAACATCcgctaaaaataacaaaaaggcaCTTTACATCTTTAAAAGCCAATACATATATTGAAAACCAAGTAATCTTAGAATaacattaataattttattatgagTTGTTGTGCCATGTATGTAATAACTTTGGGTTTTTTTCCTAGATTGTCTCTGCAATGTGTCTTCTTCTGAACAAAAAAAGAACTAAAAGATTTGaagaacaaatatactgtctctcCCCTAATATTGTGGTAAGATGTAGTAAATTCAAATTTCGGTGTATTGTTATGATGTATTGTGTGTTATAActgtttcttttgttgttataCAAATTCTGTAGAATTTGGCTTTGGGGAATCATAAGGGCGTGTTCAAATAGCCAAAAACAAACAAGCCCTTTGATATTCAAGACTACAATATGTCTATCCCATATCTGGACATGAAAAAGTTAGCATTCCATCCATTTGTAAGTTTTCATTTATAAAGCTTCTTAATACAATTCTTTCATTAGGtgccaattaaactaaaaaaattgttcTCTCTGGCCAAACTTCAGATATTTGCCCCAGTTTGCTATGCAGAATATTAGTGGATATGGATGGCAGatgttagaaacaagaaattTCATATCCTTGACCCATATCACAAAAAGTCTCCATCGAAAGAAAGAACGCAACTtaataaatttgttgtaagtttcttttgttttctttataaATTCCTTGGTTTCTGTCTGTTGTTAGCAATATAAAAATTCGGTGTAGTTCTGTTTGAAATAAGGTGTACTATTGGATCATTTTGGtgtaatttggttttaaatatagtcttttttatattttgtttttttttgggttttaaggCTACATGATTTCAAGGATGAGGGTATTTGTCGGAGGATAACCTCTGAGAAAAAAAGGATGATGAAATTGAACCACCATATGTTAACATTGTTGGCCAACGTACCAAGTATAAATCTTTCTCTCTGAgaaattttgtgttttctcttATTGTCCTATTTTACTttgctaatttatttttgtttttagctACGATTGTGCCATTTATATGATAAAATGGCTCGAGGTAATTGAACCATaaaaacatcaaaaagggaaAATATGAATGGGACAATTAGACACAGGCAACTATGtttaaaaatagataactctatattactttactaaattaacgaagtttaataaaagaaatttttttgcaGAAGTGGATCATTTCAGAGTTGAATATGCTTCGCTGATTCTATTTGATGAAATGAATCGACTCAGAGATAGAGCTATTCAAGAAAGTGAAGCCATCAGATTGTCCAAGCTATCTGCAGTATTATTGAGTCCTTATTGTCAATTGGATTAAGAAGATATCGACAGTGAATAGTTTGAATGTCGTAGTCTGTTAAACATTGTGTACTAAATTGTATAGTTTGAACACATACTTTCTATAAATTGTATAGTTTGTGAATATTGAATCCaagttttttataaattttttttttttgcaaaaataaACTTCTATGAagctgtctgtgctgtattcaaatgCTGCTAATTACAGGTCCAAAAAATCCAGGGAAATAAGATTAAATAGACTAATACGCTGAATTCTTTTTATAACAccaaaaaataaccaaaatacacCAGAAACGCGTGCATACATATTTTTCTGTAAAATTTAACTAGAAGTTATGGAAATTCAGGAATTTGAATTGTTACCCTCCTTAAGTATTGAATTGTATATGTATTGTATTTAAAGCAAACAAATCCCTTTAGCTAGTTCAAAACACTAATTTCCAAACAAACAGCAACAtctcaaaaatatataaaaaaaaaaaacaaagaaaatatcaatAGGAAGAGCATGCAGAGTACACCAAAAAATATTTATTGGTACACCGAAATAGTGTCACGCTACACCTGAAAAACCATCCTATGCTACTGAATCTCTGAattgataattcataacatgtccatAATATTGGTTGGAATTTGATTGCACCACTAAACCACCATAAAAAAGGTTCAactgcaaaaaataaaataatatattagcaaaattattaacaaaaacaaaCACAATTACCCCCTGTTTAAAGAATATCACTTTTACCTCTCTTagagcttttgttttctttttctttgaagcatttgcaatctgtttttCCGTCTTTCAACCTAGTATTTTTGGGTCGTCCTATTGTTCTCACGCGTGGAGGGCTTTGAAGCTTGTTAATATCTTCCAAGGAAGCATCTTCGTGAGATAACAAAGATTTTCCCTTACTTTTGTCTTTGTGTTCTTTCATTTCAACCATAGCATTATCGTAAGTGCGGTGCAGATCGCAGTCAGCTCCTCAGATTCTGATGCAAATTCACAGATATTTTGTGAATGAAATACCAAATCGTTAAATCTCTTACTTCTTGGCTCTAACAgaggctcgtcgtggctgctcttgatatgTGTGTGCCTCTTCTTTACGTTCTTGCTCTATCGTTCCAATATATATCTCGGTGACACTTTGTTTACTCGCTCAAAGCTTAACGCGCTCAAAGAGTGACGGCATAATATCtctcttgactcgaataataatTGACTTCAGCTGATACCCTGTCGTgtgtaaccacaaacttgttgaatgttgagttaGAAACTTGTTCTATAACTTCATATACCATATAGCCTAGAGCGGAGTGCGTTGATCTTGTGATGTAATtcacctttcctctgaattgtgcttggactttCTTGAACTTCTCGTAAGTATACACTTGTTGAAATTGAGCTTCTATTGAGGATTTTGTTGCACACGATATGACGGTATGTAAATCTGCAGCAtccgattctctctctctctctctgctctcTTTTTCCTAGGCAATTATCGTACtgtttgatgaattggataagtGAGCTGTTCTGCGTAATgaacttgttaaaaaaaatatgcatGCTCTCACTCCTTTGTGTGGTTCTCATCCCAGCACAGAAGTGATGATTGAGATAAACTGGAATCCATAAATGACGATCTTCAAAAAGCTCTGCAAAAAacacctaaatcaaactaacataCACCGAAAAACATGCattttacacctctgctgcgcaGGCAAAAACACATACTGAAACTAACAGCATCACTTAAATCCTAATAAAAacaacattacctgaaagccacttgttatcCCCAAGGTCATACTTcatcagaaaatcattccaattcctatcaaataaaTCTTTTGtaagagagttccaaacaacatgactCATCTCGTGTTCAATTTCTTCGTGTCGCTtgtagccatttaatttacttagaatcttcttcatgatgtgccaaatacactaCCGGTGAATTGTTGTGGGTATACAAGCCTCAATAGCCCTTTGCATCGATGCGTATTGAACGGTAAGAATGCCTTTTGGAGCATTTTCTCCCATGCAACGAAACTAACATTCAAATAACAATTTAAATGATTGAATatcctcatttttcatcaaagtACATcccagaagtgttgactgaccgtggtgattcaccccgataAAAGAACTAAAAACCAGATTATACCTGAATACGACGACACAGAAACAACATCGTTAATCCACCGAAATAGTATATCTTTACATCGAAAATGGTACCAAATACACATAAACCAGAATAGCATATTACCTATTTGTATTGTAAGTGGTATCGAATGATATAACATCTCCAAAATACTCACAGGCAGCCCTACTTCTTTCATCGGCCCAAAAAACAATCTTAATCGACTGATCAACCTCGAGTTcaagctcgaaaaagaaattatgattcttctctttcattcttaataagtatttccCAAATTCTTTCGCTTCCTCTAGTtccgaaacattccgcacttctctcgtgatataatttctcacatctttttcaataaaacttaaCTCACGATGACCCTCGGCTGTTGTGACAAATGATTGATAtattttgcttggtctgattccGACTTTCTcttgttattctctattgtacgtcgtacggacatgcttagttccctgtgctgtttaaGCATCTCTGCTTGATTTGCACAACAGGGATGTGAAGGATGCAATACAACCTTCGAAATAATCCAAACACCAATGTCTTTTAATATTTGTATATAACTCTTGCAGGACAATTTAATCTAGCTGAGAGATTTGTCTTCTCAATTGGAGATATTTTCGATTTTCATTTCCCCTCTCTGCTATATGTAATCAATtggttcttaatttcatttcccttcttatttgtgctccaaactcttgtagaaaaatctGCAACTTTCGAATAATCTTTGTAAAATTTTGCAGCATCTTCAAGCGTGTTAAAAGTCATCCCAATCTTCGGAACAAGTTGCTCATCAACATCGCAGAGAAACTGCAAAATACACCGAAAATAGTCCACAATACACCATATTAAAAGCTAGCATATACCGAAGCTCATCAACAAAtagaaactaaaacaattcaactaTAGAATCATAAACTACAAACAAACTACATTATATAGATTCAAACCACACCTCACTACTTGAttcgattcaaaacaataatacaaTTCACTCTTGTTCAATTGAAAAGTCTgaacctataaatacactgaaaaGTCCCCACAAAACACCAAAATAGTTCTGATATACACCAAAACAAAAAATGCAAACAGATTCATCAGAACTCCTaaatacattcaattcaaaccatcaataaTGAAATTTTCACAAGCAATTTCACAACAATATTCACCTAcaaaatcataaactactaacgaaaatattaactagaattgaaccaTACCTCAGCCGCTTTattggattcaaaataataatccaCTTCACTCTGATTCAATTGACAGTctgaacttgaatcattcattatccTCAAAATTGATTTGagagcttgatttcaaaaacgAACATAGAGAACgaagaaaatcgaaaaaaacaaagaaagagaacACAGAGAGAACGCAGAAAAACGAAGGAAGAAAACCGCAGAGAACACAGAGATGAACAAAGGAAGAAAAATGCAGAGATGGAAGATCGAAAACGCTGACAAAATTCGAAAAAGGAAACGAAATCCTTAAAAAAAGCAGTTATATATTTGCGCGTTGATtgaaaaattagttaaattaagaCGCGCATGAGATGAATTAGGTTAAAAAGACTTGTAtagatttatttcaaaaaataactTATATGTAAAGAATATTTGATAATATTATAGAGGGGATAGGAGCTGATATATTGACCACGATCAATCACCAAAAAACATATATTGACCTCGATCATGCCCTAACACTAACAGAAAACTCGCgacgaaaaaaagaaagaaaacctcGTCCCGTCTGGGTTGGGTAAATTACCCGTGAATACGGGTGGAGTTTCCAATTTGCCATCCCAAAAATTAACTAgtcgttttttatttttgtttttcttagaCGATAGAAGTAGCGGTTTGTAATTGACAATTGTAAATCCTTAAATTTAGATGACAATAAAACCCATGCAACATAGCCGAAAATGTTGGTCACCGACCCAACCCATTTTTCAGCTCAGTTTGGGTTAAGGATGGCGAGAGGCGATTAGAAGAGGGTCATCTGTGGACTTGACTTTATGACCCGgtccatttatttatttattatttttttttctaattttctaatCTAAAATTCCAAACCTACTCGCTCTTATGATTTTCACTTCGaacaaaaaacacacacacggAAGCCACCGCCACAACCCCCCGAAGCCCGAGCTGCACGTCGCCGTCGAGCCCATCCCCGCCAAGACGCTATCAGCCGCCGGTTCCGTAGTTTCCGACGCACCCAACCTCGCAGCCCACGTCCTAGCCAGCCTCCCACTCCTTAATCTCCGGTCCGCCGTTCTTGGTTCACCGCCGGCGTCGTGGTTTCCCGTCGTTCCTTTCCGTCCGTGGTGCGCTGGATCCTTTCCAATGCTGAAATTCTTCAATTATTCTGATTGATTGCCTGGATCGTCCAATGCTTCCGCATATGGTATTCAGTTTGCATGTGTCCAATTTCTTCACATTTTAGCTTGTGGATATGCAGTGAACGCGCTTTATTAATGATCGGGAAAAAtgttttaggtttagtttttcaATTTTTCCTGCAATCGCACTGGATATGGGTGGTGCATTCAGTAACATTCGGTTGACTCAgatatattttgttgttgtttgtttcttTTGTGGTGTTTGCTAATTTTTGTTTGTCAAGTTGAAATTTTCTTTTGGAAAGATTGAGTAGGAGGAAGAGGTTTGGGGCTAAGTGTTATAAGATATTCTAGCTTGTAAAGGAATTTACGCAGTTGTTAGCCTTGATTTTCTGACTGAGATTTTCTGCTTTATATCTTTTCTTTGAGTGTTTAGTTGGTTACAGTTTGCATACTCTGTTGTTCTAATTTTTCTATTGCTAAGTGCCATTGTTATATGAAAAATTATCTGGAATGAGGCATCTGGTTGTGGACTTTAAATGATATTGAAGTTGAACTCGTGATTCAGTGGTTATTCAGAGGCCATGAATTTGGGATGGATTGTGCTGAAAGCTTCTCTTTGACTGtttttccatcatttcttcagAGGAATGTACATGGAAAAAATATGGAGAGTTTCTTATGGTTTGTCAGAGTCACATATGTTTCTCATAGAAGGTCTTTACAAACCCTAGTAAGGAGAGCGGATCAGATGGGGGATAGTCTAATGGCTAGAGATTAGGGGAGACCTAGGGACCATAGGTTTAGATGCTGATGGTTTAGATATAAATATGGTGTATTACATGTTATAATGTCCTTCCTGGTGGGGAAGGTtcaattttccttcttgtgtgtttCTCTTATAGTATTCCTATTTGTCTTGTTTTTACTAAAACTGAAGTAGTGTGTAGTGGTGACTGTTGGATGGAACTAAGTGACATGTAAAAGACAGAATATTCAGATATGATAACAAAATTAACCCGTGCTTCAATCTTACTTTCAAAGTCCTCCTTTTCAGATTGAATTATCTTTCATGCTTGAATGCTTCTGTGTTCAAGAGTGCTGGTGATATTCCCTCTTACTACAATATTGATGATAAAGTGGATAGTTCTGGAATGGAGATGAGCTGCCAAGAAAATGTTGGTGGTAGTGATATTCCTGCATGTTCTACAGCAGGGAATATTTCACATCAAGACCAGCGTTTCAGTAGCTATGTGCAGCAGCCTGCTTTTGTGAGTGGATGGATGTATGTGAATGAACAAGGGCAAATGTGTGGTCCATATATTCAGGAGCAACTATATGAGGGTTTAACTACTGGTTTCTTGCCATTTGAGCTTCCTGTCTATCCTATGATTAATGGCACAATAATGAACCCTGTGCCACTGAATTACTTCAAGCAGTTTCCTGACCATGTCTCTACTGGGTTTGCATATCTGAATTTGGGTTTCTCTGGCTCAAGGGTTCATACAAATGGTCCCTTGTCATCTATGGATATGGCAATATATGGGCAGAATCAATCTTTTGACAATGCTGCTCCTTTGGCTGTTAACTCTGGCTCGCAGTCAGTTCCGCATTCACATGGCAATTACTGCAGTAATGAACCTAACCACCAATTTTCAAAGTCAGAGTTGTTCAACAGTATGATATCTTCTCAGATGGTAGTGCATATCTGTGGGGTTTTGTCAAATTTAAGTCTGTTTGAATTACTAGTTTGTCTTTTTGATGggtgttttatttctttttcagtTAGGTGAAGAACGTTGTTGGCTTTATGAGGATGAAAAGGGCATGAAACACGGTCCACATTCTATTTCAGAATTGATTTCCTGGCACCATCATGGATATCTTCAAGACTCGTCAATGGTAAGATTCTAATATTTATTTTCTGAAACAATTTTATGAGCCGTATTCTTTGTTTAGGAAACGATTAATTATGTTTTACTACCGGGGTTCATGATTATCCTTTAGGTGCATCAAGAtatttttttccctctttttattgttattgttagttTGGAAGGTTGCAATTagattgttgttaattccttgtaaTCTATTCTTTTAACCTAAAATACAATTTTTATACCTGAAATGACCATTTTTGAATTGGATCCTTGATAATCATTTTGTTTTGATGATTGATCAGAAGTTGAAATTTGTCAGAAACTTGATGTAATTTGCTAGCTCGTATAAAAATATAATGTGATTGGTATGGTCAACCACTAGTTCTCATCCACATTAGCGTGTATTCCCAACTTAGCTCTTCCtgtccagttttttttttttcctctcatGTAAAACTGGATTTAATTGAAAGTTTCCTGGACTGCCGTGTAGCCTGTATATTTTTGTATGATTGAGTTTTGAAGTATGCCAAATTTCAAGGAAATTGTTATTTAACCTCCTCTTGACATTGAAGTGTGTAGTATCAGTATAGAttattgttcttttatatatatatcacacacacacaaaagaaAGTATATGTTACAAACCTATGATGTGGTATTTATATttaggaaaaaataaaatattaaacaaagTTGTTGGAATATTACTTTGTTGCTTTGGTTACCTGTGTTCTGTCCAGAGAAGGTAATGTTATTCTAGCAAAGccttttcatgatttttttatgttaatttacaGATATCTCATTTTGGCAATAAGTATGGTTCCTTTCTGCTAGTTGCTGCTGTAAATGCTCTGAAAGGGGATACATCTGGAACCATTTGTAGATCAGGTTCCAAAAACAATGAGCTTGGTGGTACGGTAAACTTAATCTGTGAAATATCTGAGGACATTTCTTCCCAATTGCACTTGGGTGTCATGAAAGCTGCCCGCAGAGTTGTGCTCGATGGGGTTATAAGTGATATTATTGCAGAATTTTTTACTGAAAAGAAACACAAGAGGCAGAAGCTTGATTCAACTAACCTGGCTTCTGAGACCTCTGTGGTTGACAGCAAAAGGGTGATGTTTTTTTTTCTATACATGTAGTGTTGTTCAAATTATATGCAGCATTATTAAGTTGTTGAATTTTTGCATTAACAGTCAAATGTTGCTGTGGAGATTAGTAAAGATACTGCTGTTCCGAGTGAGCATGCATCTTCCCATATTGCAGATGATCAGACTTGTCTTGAAATTTCTAGACCATCTTCAACAAGTATTAAATCGGTTGGAAGTGTTGAGAACTTTTGGTGGTCTTATGCTGTTGTACGTAAAGTACTTGTTGATTATTGCATGCAAGTCACGTGGAATGCTGTATTTTTTGACCCTCTAGCAGAGTACTTATGTTCCTGGAGGAAAAAGAAACTTTGGTCTCATCCTAATCTTCAAATATTTGTTAATGGTTATGGAGAATATGATGGAAAAACTAAATCTGAAGCCGTGAgtatcttttgcttttttttttttttttgcttcagtTGTCCCCATAATGATCATATAATTGTTCTGCAGTTGCTTGGGACAGGTTGTTCTAAATACCCTACCGATGGCTGTAATCAGTTTGGAGTGCTGACAACAGGAACAGATTCTCATTCTAAGTTACCTTCTTTATCTTCTAATGTACCCAAAGATGGAAATTTAATGGAAGGTCAAAGAGTTTCATGCACTTATAGTAACTCCAAAAATTTGACATGCATTATTGAAAGTGTGGAGAATGAGCTTCACTTCTCTTCAAAGGTGTCTTTAGCTGAATACTTTCGAAGTTTTGTTGAAAAGGAAGTGAACAAAATAATTCATTCCCCTCATGAAGACAAATTGAGTAAGGTAATGTGATTAGAAGTGTGCTtgttatttttatctttctttgctATATTATATTGAAGAATCCTTTAATTATTGTAGGTTGCTGTTAGTGTCTCTGGTTTCTCAGAACTACACACTGGTGAAACTCCTATGAAGGAAATTCTAAATGACAAGTTAGTAGCTACTGTTAAGGCTGAAGATTCAGTTTGTGAGCCTTCATTAGCAAATCATATGTCTAATGTATTCTCGAATGCATTTGAGGAGTTGTATGGAGGTGTAGAAGTAGTTGATGAAGGGGAAATTGGTGAACTTCCACCTGGATTTGAAGAGAACTTGCACACAATTTTCCCACCACCGAATTTGAAGATTCGACCTTCAAGGGTAGCTGAATGTAATCCTAAGATTACAGAATATGTTGCAACTGCACTGTGCCGACAAAAGTTGCATAATGAAGTCCTAGAAGAGTGGAAATCCGCTTTTTTTTATCCTACATTGAATCAAGCTTTTATGTCTAATAAGAAACGCAGTCATTCTGGTATTCATGAGGTTAGAGCTTCTCTCATTCTTATTAATGAGAGCTTAAATATGTTTATAGGGTTGTCTGCTTGTTATTACTTACAATAACTTAGATATGTTTTTGCTACCTGCCTTTGGTTTCTGGTTTAGTTTCATCTCATGTTGTGCCTGAGttgatttatttatctttttaatgttTGTAATCCTTTAGAAAGGAAaagcaaagaaagcaaggaaggaaCCTTTAAATGATGCTA harbors:
- the LOC112741823 gene encoding histone-lysine N-methyltransferase ATXR7 isoform X1, giving the protein MEMSCQENVGGSDIPACSTAGNISHQDQRFSSYVQQPAFVSGWMYVNEQGQMCGPYIQEQLYEGLTTGFLPFELPVYPMINGTIMNPVPLNYFKQFPDHVSTGFAYLNLGFSGSRVHTNGPLSSMDMAIYGQNQSFDNAAPLAVNSGSQSVPHSHGNYCSNEPNHQFSKSELFNSMISSQMLGEERCWLYEDEKGMKHGPHSISELISWHHHGYLQDSSMISHFGNKYGSFLLVAAVNALKGDTSGTICRSGSKNNELGGTVNLICEISEDISSQLHLGVMKAARRVVLDGVISDIIAEFFTEKKHKRQKLDSTNLASETSVVDSKRSNVAVEISKDTAVPSEHASSHIADDQTCLEISRPSSTSIKSVGSVENFWWSYAVVRKVLVDYCMQVTWNAVFFDPLAEYLCSWRKKKLWSHPNLQIFVNGYGEYDGKTKSEALLGTGCSKYPTDGCNQFGVLTTGTDSHSKLPSLSSNVPKDGNLMEGQRVSCTYSNSKNLTCIIESVENELHFSSKVSLAEYFRSFVEKEVNKIIHSPHEDKLSKVAVSVSGFSELHTGETPMKEILNDKLVATVKAEDSVCEPSLANHMSNVFSNAFEELYGGVEVVDEGEIGELPPGFEENLHTIFPPPNLKIRPSRVAECNPKITEYVATALCRQKLHNEVLEEWKSAFFYPTLNQAFMSNKKRSHSGIHEKGKAKKARKEPLNDATSGLGKMKEGAKGSSGVPLVNGKYTYHRKKLSHKELCSSQSASVDDSRPGKQNVCKLRNYVLGDLNETAKVKIAAKHGKASVVKGKKDKSNKSRSSIIVNGSTDGDRLSLKNKTSSKALKLSRTDGVVDAVKSNERRLSASTNNSVGMKKVVKSNTEDVLKSNEKKLSASTNNSVSMKKVAKSNCSDGTIKGKTAGHCSKQRPSANKMSKQKRKHSTDGMPSLHPAKSLKISNDGAKHGASKHATVARRNSAKSKPLNVSPRSDGCARTSIDGWEWHRWSQSATPAYRARVRGIACIQNKCIDSDNNLLQLSNNKGLSARTNRMKLRNLLAAAEGADLLKVPQLKARKKRLRFQRSKIHDWGLVAMEPIEAEDFVIEYVGELIRPRISDIRERQYEKMGIGSSYLFRLDDGYVVDATKRGGIARFINHSCEPNCYTKVISFEGQKKIFIYSKRHIAAGEEITYNYKFPLEDKKIPCNCGSRKCRGSLN
- the LOC112741823 gene encoding histone-lysine N-methyltransferase ATXR7 isoform X2; this encodes MEMSCQENVGGSDIPACSTAGNISHQDQRFSSYVQQPAFVSGWMYVNEQGQMCGPYIQEQLYEGLTTGFLPFELPVYPMINGTIMNPVPLNYFKQFPDHVSTGFAYLNLGFSGSRVHTNGPLSSMDMAIYGQNQSFDNAAPLAVNSGSQSVPHSHGNYCSNEPNHQFSKSELFNSMISSQMLGEERCWLYEDEKGMKHGPHSISELISWHHHGYLQDSSMISHFGNKYGSFLLVAAVNALKGDTSGTICRSGSKNNELGGTVNLICEISEDISSQLHLGVMKAARRVVLDGVISDIIAEFFTEKKHKRQKLDSTNLASETSVVDSKRSNVAVEISKDTAVPSEHASSHIADDQTCLEISRPSSTSIKSVGSVENFWWSYAVVRKVLVDYCMQVTWNAVFFDPLAEYLCSWRKKKLWSHPNLQIFVNGYGEYDGKTKSEALLGTGCSKYPTDGCNQFGVLTTGTDSHSKLPSLSSNVPKDGNLMEGQRVSCTYSNSKNLTCIIESVENELHFSSKVSLAEYFRSFVEKEVNKIIHSPHEDKLSKVAVSVSGFSELHTGETPMKEILNDKLVATVKAEDSVCEPSLANHMSNVFSNAFEELYGGVEVVDEGEIGELPPGFEENLHTIFPPPNLKIRPSRVAECNPKITEYVATALCRQKLHNEVLEEWKSAFFYPTLNQAFMSNKKRSHSGIHEKGKAKKARKEPLNDATSGLGKMKEGAKGSSGVPLVNGKYTYHRKKLSHKELCSSQSASVDDSRPGKQNVCKLRNYVLGDLNETAKVKIAAKHGKASVVKGKKDKSNKSRSSIIVNGSTDGDRLSLKNKTSSKALKLSHGVVDAVKSNERRLSASTNNSVGMKKVVKSNTEDVLKSNEKKLSASTNNSVSMKKVAKSNCSDGTIKGKTAGHCSKQRPSANKMSKQKRKHSTDGMPSLHPAKSLKISNDGAKHGASKHATVARRNSAKSKPLNVSPRSDGCARTSIDGWEWHRWSQSATPAYRARVRGIACIQNKCIDSDNNLLQLSNNKGLSARTNRMKLRNLLAAAEGADLLKVPQLKARKKRLRFQRSKIHDWGLVAMEPIEAEDFVIEYVGELIRPRISDIRERQYEKMGIGSSYLFRLDDGYVVDATKRGGIARFINHSCEPNCYTKVISFEGQKKIFIYSKRHIAAGEEITYNYKFPLEDKKIPCNCGSRKCRGSLN
- the LOC112741823 gene encoding histone-lysine N-methyltransferase ATXR7 isoform X4; this encodes MVPCHLWIWQYMGRINLLTMLLLWLLTLARSQFRIHMAITAVMNLTTNFQSQSCSTLGEERCWLYEDEKGMKHGPHSISELISWHHHGYLQDSSMISHFGNKYGSFLLVAAVNALKGDTSGTICRSGSKNNELGGTVNLICEISEDISSQLHLGVMKAARRVVLDGVISDIIAEFFTEKKHKRQKLDSTNLASETSVVDSKRSNVAVEISKDTAVPSEHASSHIADDQTCLEISRPSSTSIKSVGSVENFWWSYAVVRKVLVDYCMQVTWNAVFFDPLAEYLCSWRKKKLWSHPNLQIFVNGYGEYDGKTKSEALLGTGCSKYPTDGCNQFGVLTTGTDSHSKLPSLSSNVPKDGNLMEGQRVSCTYSNSKNLTCIIESVENELHFSSKVSLAEYFRSFVEKEVNKIIHSPHEDKLSKVAVSVSGFSELHTGETPMKEILNDKLVATVKAEDSVCEPSLANHMSNVFSNAFEELYGGVEVVDEGEIGELPPGFEENLHTIFPPPNLKIRPSRVAECNPKITEYVATALCRQKLHNEVLEEWKSAFFYPTLNQAFMSNKKRSHSGIHEKGKAKKARKEPLNDATSGLGKMKEGAKGSSGVPLVNGKYTYHRKKLSHKELCSSQSASVDDSRPGKQNVCKLRNYVLGDLNETAKVKIAAKHGKASVVKGKKDKSNKSRSSIIVNGSTDGDRLSLKNKTSSKALKLSHGVVDAVKSNERRLSASTNNSVGMKKVVKSNTEDVLKSNEKKLSASTNNSVSMKKVAKSNCSDGTIKGKTAGHCSKQRPSANKMSKQKRKHSTDGMPSLHPAKSLKISNDGAKHGASKHATVARRNSAKSKPLNVSPRSDGCARTSIDGWEWHRWSQSATPAYRARVRGIACIQNKCIDSDNNLLQLSNNKGLSARTNRMKLRNLLAAAEGADLLKVPQLKARKKRLRFQRSKIHDWGLVAMEPIEAEDFVIEYVGELIRPRISDIRERQYEKMGIGSSYLFRLDDGYVVDATKRGGIARFINHSCEPNCYTKVISFEGQKKIFIYSKRHIAAGEEITYNYKFPLEDKKIPCNCGSRKCRGSLN